The Asticcacaulis sp. EMRT-3 region GCGTAGCGATGACGATGGCCCCCGGTTTAAGCGCCTTGATCTCATCGACCGAGGGGCCGCGCACCTTTAGCACAATATCGGCGTCTTTCAGGGCGTCACCGGCGGTTGTGACAACGGTGGCACCGGCGGCGGTGAAGGCATCGTCAGGCAGGGAAGCGCCCAGACCTGCGCCCGTTTGCAGGCGCACAGCCAGACCCGCCGCAACCCATTTTTTGACGGTATCCGGCGTGGCGGCGACGCGCGTTTCGCCGGGGGCGGTTTCTGAGGTAATGGCAAGGGTCAGGCCCATTTGGCTTCCTCTTGAAGTGTGGCAAGGCTGCATTCGCAGCTTTATTCGCCGCTGACTCAGCCAGGGCGATTGTTGGTTATGGTTGCTAGGTATGAGCAAATCGGGCGCAAGTCAAAGACTTGTTGCAGGAAGTTTACAGCGGGTGCGCTTAAGAACTGGCCACCGCGAACAGAGACGGCGCGACCGTTAGCGCTATCATCATTGCATCTTAAGCCTGAGGCGGATCGGCATTCAGCCCCTTGCTGAAGAAAGCGACCCCTCCGTCTCGACGCGCTTTGCTGGCTCGACACCTCCCCATGAATGGGGAAGAGGGTGGGGCCGCTTGTTTCTCTCTCAGACGCCGCTGGATTTAGTGCGACGGGTTTTTTTGCTTGAGAAAGTAGAAACCGGCCACGGCGACGATGGCCGCGCAGATAAAGGCAGTGATGAAGCCCGCCTTGGTGGAGGTCAGAAGCACGAGGAAGACGAGCAGAACGGCAATATGCAGACTGACCCATTTGGTCAGGGCATTGAACAGGTGATAGGAGGCCTGATGCTCGTGTATATACATCTCGCCGCGCACATAGTCGTCGGAAGAATCGTGGGGATCGGCCATGAGAATCCTCGCTAAACCTGTATTTTTATAAACCGCCGCAGCTTTTTTGTGCGCGGTGATACCGTGTTCTTACAAAAGCCCGACGCTTCGGTCAATGGCCTGCTCAGCGCGAGGCAAAACAGATACAAACCCAAACCATTTCAGGGCGGGATTAAAAAAGCGCCTCGAATTGCTCGATCAGGCTTTCCAGGCGATGGCAGCCCATCTTCCAGAAGGCCTTGTCGCGCGGGTTCATGCCGAAAGGCACCAGAGCTTCCACGTAGGTTTTCGTGCCGCCGCCCGCCAGAAGCTGCTCATACAATGGCGCGAAGCTTTTCGGATCCTCGCGGCGCTTTTCCATCAGGGCCGATACCAGCAAATCGCCGAAGGCGTAGGCATAGACATAGAAGGGCGCGTGGACGAAATGGCTGACATAGGCCCACCACACCTCATAACCGTCATTGAGCTTGATGGCGGGGCCAAGTGATTCGCCCATGATGTCCAGCCAGATGGCGTTGATCTGCTCCAGCGCCACCTCGCCCTCCAGACGCGCGGCGTGGAACCTCTCCTCGAAGCGGTGAAAGGCGATCTGGCGGACAACCGAATTGAGGCCGTCTTCAATCTTGCCCGCCAGCAGGGCTTTTTTATCTTCCAGCGAGGCGGTGGCCACCAGATGCTCGAACACCAGACCTTCGGCGAAAATCGAGGCGGTTTCGGCCAGCGTCAGTGGGGTGTCGGCCAGAATCGAGCCCAGCGGCTGGCACAGGGTCTGGTGAACGGCGTGGCCCAGTTCGTGGGCCAGGGTCAGAACCTCGCGGCGGTCGCCGGTGAAGTTGAGCATCACATAGGGATGGCGGTTGGCCGTCACCGGATGGGCATAGGCGCCTGACGATTTGCCGGCGCGCGGGGCGGCATCGATCCACGGATGCTCAAAAAAGGTGCGGGCGCGCGCGGCAAATTCCGGCCCCATCTGGGCGAAGCTGTCGAGCACGATTTTTTTGGCATCTTCCCAGCTATAATGCTTTTGCACATCTTCGGTGAGCGGGGCGTTGCGATCCCAGAAATCGAGCGATTTTTTGCCCATGACGCGGGCCTTCAGCGCATAATAGCGGTGCGACAGGCTGGCATAGGAGTCCGACACGGCCTCGGCCATCGCATCGACCGCGTCCTTATCGACCTCATTGGCGAGATGGCGTGAGGCGGCGGGGTCTTCGTACTTCCGCCAGCGATCCTCAACCTGCTTTTCAAAAGCCAGCGTGTTCATGGCCAGTGCCAGAACGGGCGCATTGTCGCGTAAGGCTTCGGTCAGCCCCTTGGCGGCGGCCTTGCGCACCGAAGCCTGCGGCGCGGACAGGCGCGTCAGGGCGTCGTTGAGGGTCAGGCTTTCGCGTCCGACCCTGGCGCGCAGGCGGGTCAGGGTTTCATCGAACAGGCGCGTCCATTGCGACACGGCGGGCATACGCTCCAGCATCAGCCGTTCGAGATCGGCCGAAAGCTCGTGCGGACGCGAGGCGCGAATGCGGCGCAGCCACGGACGCCAGCGTTGCGCCTTTTCGGTGGTACGTAAAGCCTGCTCGATCTCCCAGTCTTCGAGCCGGTTCAGTTCGAGGCTTAAATAAAGTGTGCCTGCCGAAATCATGGCGGCTTGCGTCGATAAATCTGATTGCAGCTTGGCGATGGCGGTGTTTTCGCGGTCGATGGTCGAGGCCAGGGTGGCATAGGCCAAGGCCCCGCCCATATCGTCCATCGCCTTTTCATAAAGGCTGGCCGCCTGATCGATCAGCAGGCCCAGCCGTTCAGGATTGGCGCGGGCGGAGATAAAGGCGTTTTCCAGCTTCGCCAGTTCTTTCACATGGCCTTCGCCGCGCGCGAAATCGGCGGCGATGCGCGGGTCTTCGGGGCCGACATAGAGGTCGGATAAATCCCAGACGGGCAGGCCTGAGGCGGCGTCAATCGGCAATATCTGTGTCATGGCCGTTCTGATAAGCCTGTCGGACGCGAAAATCGAGAGGTAATTTATCAGCGACCAGCGACCGAACGGGCATGCCGCCTGCGCAATGCTGTGGCACATGCGCCTGAGCGCTACTCAAAATGAAACGTTAAGGATAAGGCTACACCCGATTTTTACCCCAAGACGATACACATGTCTCAAAACAGGTCGTGTCCGCCGGGCAGGGCCGATGATGATGACGGGTGACTTCCATATGGCTAAAACCATCCTGATCTGCGACGACGATCCGACGCAGCGCCGCCTGATTCAGGCCGTGCTGGAGCGCGAGGGTTTCGCCGCCCTGCACGCCGAGAATGGTGCGCAGGCCTATGAACGCCTCAGTCAGGCGCAGGGCATCGACGCCGTGATCCTCGATCTGGTCATGCCGGGACAGTCGGGCATCGACACACTGAAGGACATCCGCGCCGCCGGTATCCGCACGCCGGTGGTGGTGCTGACCGCTTCGGGCGGCATCGATACAGTGGTCAAGGCGATGCAGGCCGGGGCGCAGGACTTTTTTATCAAGCCCGCTTCGCCCGAACGCATTCTGGTATCGGTGCGTAACGCCCTGCAAATGGGCGATCTGTCGGCTGAGGTGCAGCGCCTGCAAAAGCGCAACACCAATCGTACCTCGTTCGATGATCTGATCGGCACTTCTGCCGCCATGCAGATGGTGCGCAGGCTGGGTGAACGGGCGGCGAAATCGAATATTCCGGTGCTGATCTTAGGCGAGAGCGGCGTCGGTAAGGAACTGATCGCGCGCGCCATTCAGGGATCATCCGAACGCGCAGGCAAGCCGTTCGTGGCCGTCAATTGCGGTGCCCTGCCGGAAAATCTTGTCGAATCGATCCTGTTCGGCCATGAAAAGGGTTCCTTCACCGGCGCTTCCGACAAGCATCTCGGCAAGTTTCAGGAGGCCAGCGGCGGCACGCTCTTCCTCGATGAGGTCGGCGAACTGCCGCTCGACATGCAGGTCAAGCTGCTGCGCGCGCTGCAAGAAGGCGAGATCGATCCGGTGGGATCGAAGCGCCCGGTCAAGGTGGATGTGCGCATTATCTCGGCCACCAATCGCGATCTGGCCGATCAGGTCAGGGCGGGGGCATTCCGGGAAGATTTATTCTATCGGCTCAATGTCTTTCCGGTGGAAGCTCTGGCCTTACGCGAACGCCGCGACGATATTCCGGCCCTGATCGATCACTTCATCCGCCGCTTTAACATCGAAGAAGGCAAGCGCGTCACCGGCGTGTCGGGCGAGGCCATGCAGATGCTGTGCGCCTTCGACTGGCCCGGCAATGTGCGCCAGCTCGAAAACACCGTGTACCGCGCCATCGTCCTGTCCGACAGCCCGTATCTGCAAGCCTTTGATTTCCCGGCCATCAGCGGCAAGGCGGCCCCTCTGTTTGTCGTGGACGACAAACCCGATAGCGTCCACGTCCCCAATGGTGTCCACGTTATCGAAGAGCACCATGCGGCGATCAATGCCTTACAGGACACGCCGGTGCGCATCCTCGACGAGTCCGGCCACCTGCGTAAGCTCGACGAAATCGAGCGCGACCTGATCGAACACGCTATCGGCGTCTATGCAGGTCACATGTCGGAAGTGGCGCGTCGTTTGGGGATTGGCCGTTCCACCCTCTATCGCAAGGTGCGCGATTGCGGTCTGGAAAACATGGTCAGGGAAGCGGGCTGACGCTCTGGAAGCGGGCTGACGCTTCTGGAAGTGGGCTGGCGCTCTGGCGCCGGACACGGTTTCGCTCTAGGATGGCTCTTTTGCCCCGGAGTCGCGCCTTGCCCATTACCCTTCACCGTCGTCAGATGCTGGCCGCCACCACGGCGCTCGGATTCATGTCCCTGTCCGCCCGCGCCGCCACGCCCGGTTCGGAATTCTTCGTCGGCGCCTACACGACCGATAGCTCGAAGGGCATTGTGCCGCTTTTCTATGCCGCCGACAGCAACACATGGACATTGGGCGCGCCTGTAACCCAGATCGAAAACGCCTCCTTCGCCGTGCGCCATCCGTCCGGCAAGCTGTGGTACATGCTCAATGAACAGGCCGACGGCAAGGTGGGGGCCTGGGCGCGCCACGAAGACGGAAGCTGGACGCCGGTAGCGGAAGTTTCCAGCCACGGCGACGCGCCCTGTTTCGTTTCGACCGACGATACAGGCGGCACGCTGGGCGTGGCCAATTACAATACCGGTGATGTGGTTTTCTACCGTACCGATGCGGCCACGGGCGCGCCGCTCGAACCGGCCTCGATCCGCCGGAATACGGGCAGCGGCCCGAATAAGGATCGCCAGTCAGGCCCCCACGCCCATTGCGTGCGCTTTACCCCGCAGCAGGATTTCATCTACAGCAATGATCTCGGCACCGATCAGGTGCTCGGCTATCCGTTCGATGCCGCCAGCCAGACGGTGGGCGATGTCTTCACCGCCGTCACACTGCCGGGCGGGCAGGGGCCGCGCCATATCGTCTTCCATCCGTCCCAGCCTCTGGCCTTTCTGGTGACGGAAATGGGCAATTGCGTCTTTGTGCTGCGCCGTGAAAAAGACGGCACGCTCAGCATCGTGCAGCAGATTTCGACCATCCCCGCCGATTTCACCGGTCACAGTCAGGCGGCGCATATCGTGCTCAATCAGGCGACGAACCGGCTCTACGTGTCGAATCGCGGCCACAACAGCATCATCGTGTACGATGTGGCGGCGGATGGCAGCCTGACCACGCGCCAGATCGTTTCGACCGAGGGCGACTGGCCGCGCTTCTTCCTGTTGCTGGAGGACAAACAGCGCGTGGTGGTGGCCCACCAGAATGGCGGCACGCTCAATGTGTTCAGCGTCAAACCGGACGGTTCGCTGGCTTCGACCGGTCAGGTTCTGAAGGTGCCGCAGCCGGTCTTTATCGGCCAGCTTATCTAAAAGCTAATGGCGGCGGCGGTCTTCAGTTCGCGGTCGCCATATTGCGTGCTGGGTTCGATCTCGCTGCCTTCGTGCCATTCATTGAAACTGACGATCAGCAGCCAGTCCGGTTTGGCGGCGATGGCGTCGGCCAGCAGGCGCCGAAAGGTCTGGCCGCCGTCGCGCCTGACGATCGGGCGTTTGCCGTCGCGTCCCGGCACCAGATGGTCGTCGAAACCGGGCAGGACGGTGGCGGTGGTGACGGCCAGCCCCTTCTGGGCGCGCACCCATTGCCGGTAATGATGCGCCCGCCACAGGCCGCGTAAAAAATGCGGATGGGCGATGTCGAACTGCTGGGAATAGATATGGACGGCGTCGAAATGCGGGCCGCGTTGCGCGATTTCGTCAAGTGTATTGGCCGTGCCGATAAAGGCCAGAGCGCCGGGGGCCTTCGCTTCGATCAGCTTGCGCGCCTTGTCCCAGCCGTCGAGGCCGAGATTTTGCATCAGCCGGTCGAAGAACATGATGACCGGTTTACCGGCCAGTTTCAGCCAGGCCGGATGATGGGCGTAATGGCTGTGCAGGTACAGCACATCCGTCGCCACGCTGTCGGGTGAGGTCGCCGGTTCGACATAGGCGCACACCTTCAGCCCCTGCGCGGCGCAGGCATCGAGCAGCAGGGGCAACTGCTTGTCGGTACGGTCATCCTGCCCCCACCACGAGGCGATGAAACCGGTCATACCGGCGGCTTTCGCCTGCGCCACCTGCCGTTTGATCACCGCCGGGTCGAGGCTGTCATAAAAGCCACCTTGC contains the following coding sequences:
- a CDS encoding M3 family oligoendopeptidase encodes the protein MTQILPIDAASGLPVWDLSDLYVGPEDPRIAADFARGEGHVKELAKLENAFISARANPERLGLLIDQAASLYEKAMDDMGGALAYATLASTIDRENTAIAKLQSDLSTQAAMISAGTLYLSLELNRLEDWEIEQALRTTEKAQRWRPWLRRIRASRPHELSADLERLMLERMPAVSQWTRLFDETLTRLRARVGRESLTLNDALTRLSAPQASVRKAAAKGLTEALRDNAPVLALAMNTLAFEKQVEDRWRKYEDPAASRHLANEVDKDAVDAMAEAVSDSYASLSHRYYALKARVMGKKSLDFWDRNAPLTEDVQKHYSWEDAKKIVLDSFAQMGPEFAARARTFFEHPWIDAAPRAGKSSGAYAHPVTANRHPYVMLNFTGDRREVLTLAHELGHAVHQTLCQPLGSILADTPLTLAETASIFAEGLVFEHLVATASLEDKKALLAGKIEDGLNSVVRQIAFHRFEERFHAARLEGEVALEQINAIWLDIMGESLGPAIKLNDGYEVWWAYVSHFVHAPFYVYAYAFGDLLVSALMEKRREDPKSFAPLYEQLLAGGGTKTYVEALVPFGMNPRDKAFWKMGCHRLESLIEQFEALF
- a CDS encoding lactonase family protein: MPITLHRRQMLAATTALGFMSLSARAATPGSEFFVGAYTTDSSKGIVPLFYAADSNTWTLGAPVTQIENASFAVRHPSGKLWYMLNEQADGKVGAWARHEDGSWTPVAEVSSHGDAPCFVSTDDTGGTLGVANYNTGDVVFYRTDAATGAPLEPASIRRNTGSGPNKDRQSGPHAHCVRFTPQQDFIYSNDLGTDQVLGYPFDAASQTVGDVFTAVTLPGGQGPRHIVFHPSQPLAFLVTEMGNCVFVLRREKDGTLSIVQQISTIPADFTGHSQAAHIVLNQATNRLYVSNRGHNSIIVYDVAADGSLTTRQIVSTEGDWPRFFLLLEDKQRVVVAHQNGGTLNVFSVKPDGSLASTGQVLKVPQPVFIGQLI
- a CDS encoding aa3-type cytochrome c oxidase subunit IV → MADPHDSSDDYVRGEMYIHEHQASYHLFNALTKWVSLHIAVLLVFLVLLTSTKAGFITAFICAAIVAVAGFYFLKQKNPSH
- a CDS encoding sigma-54 dependent transcriptional regulator, whose protein sequence is MAKTILICDDDPTQRRLIQAVLEREGFAALHAENGAQAYERLSQAQGIDAVILDLVMPGQSGIDTLKDIRAAGIRTPVVVLTASGGIDTVVKAMQAGAQDFFIKPASPERILVSVRNALQMGDLSAEVQRLQKRNTNRTSFDDLIGTSAAMQMVRRLGERAAKSNIPVLILGESGVGKELIARAIQGSSERAGKPFVAVNCGALPENLVESILFGHEKGSFTGASDKHLGKFQEASGGTLFLDEVGELPLDMQVKLLRALQEGEIDPVGSKRPVKVDVRIISATNRDLADQVRAGAFREDLFYRLNVFPVEALALRERRDDIPALIDHFIRRFNIEEGKRVTGVSGEAMQMLCAFDWPGNVRQLENTVYRAIVLSDSPYLQAFDFPAISGKAAPLFVVDDKPDSVHVPNGVHVIEEHHAAINALQDTPVRILDESGHLRKLDEIERDLIEHAIGVYAGHMSEVARRLGIGRSTLYRKVRDCGLENMVREAG